A genomic stretch from Mesoplodon densirostris isolate mMesDen1 chromosome 3, mMesDen1 primary haplotype, whole genome shotgun sequence includes:
- the HK3 gene encoding hexokinase-3: MDSIGSLGLQQWEGAPSCPQEGLPCPSNSSELVQECLQQFKVTGAQLRQIQTSLLDSMEQALKGQASPAPAVRMLPTYVGSTPHGTEQGDFVVLELGATGASLRVLWVTLMGIEGHKMEPRSQEFVIPQEVMLGPGQQLFDFAARCLSEFLDVLPVGNQGLQLGFSFSFPCHQTGLDKSTLISWTKGFRCSGVEGQDVVQLLRDAIQRQGTYSIDVVAVVNDTVGTMMGCEPGVGPCEVGLVVDTGTNACYMEEARHVAVLDEDRGRVCISVEWGSFSDDGALGPVLTIFDRTLDHESLNLGAQRFEKMIGGLYLGELVRLVLAHLARCGVLFGGYTSPALLRQGGILLEHVAEMEDPSAGAARVHAILQDLGLNPRASDAAFVQHVCAAVCTRAAQLCAAALAAVLSRLQHSREQQTLQIAVATGGRVFERHPRFLSILQETVMLLAPECDVSFVPSMDGGGQGVAMVTAVAARLAAHRCLLEETLAPFRLTREQLAAVQAQMREAMAKGLQGEASSLRMLPTYVRATPDGSERGDFLALDLGGTNFRVLLVRVATGGVQITSQVYSIPECVAQGSGQQLFDHIVDCIVDFQQKQGLSGQSLPLGFTFSFPCRQLGLDQGILLNWTKGFNASDCEGQDVVCLLREAIGRRQAVELNVVAIVNDTVGTMMSCGYEDPHCEVGLIVGTGTHACYMEELRDVPSVAGDSGHMCINMEWGAFGDDGSLSMLSTRFDASVDQASINPGKQRFEKMISGMYLGEIVRHTLLHLTSLGVLFRGQQTQRLQTRDIFKTKFLSEIESDSLALRQVRAILEDLGLSLTSDDALMVLEVCQAVSQRAARLCGAGVAAVVEKIRENRGLEELTVSVGVDGTLYKLHPHFSSLVAATVRDLAPRCVVTFLQSEDGSGKGAALVTAVACRLAQMTCV, encoded by the exons ATGGACTCCATTGGGTCTCTAGGGTTGCAGCAATGGGAAGGAGCCCCCAGCTGCCCCCAAGAAGGCTTGCCCTGCCCCTCAAACAGCTCTGAGCTG GTACAGGAATGCCTGCAGCAGTTCAAGGTGACAGGGGCACAGCTGCGGCAGATCCAAACCAGCCTCCTGGACTCCATGGAGCAGGCCCTTAAGGGGcaggccagccctgcccctgctgtcCGGATGCTGCCCACATATGTGGGGTCTACCCCACATGGCACTG AGCAAGGAGACTTCGTGGTGCTGGAGCTGGGAGCCACAGGGGCCTCACTGCGTGTTCTGTGGGTGACCCTGATGGGCATTGAGGGGCACAAGATGGAGCCCCGAAGCCAGGAGTTTGTGATCCCCCAAGAGGTGATGCTGGGTCCTGGTCAGCAG ctcTTTGACTTTGCCGCCCGCTGCCTATCTGAGTTCCTGGATGTGCTCCCCGTGGGCAATCAGGGTCTGCAGCTTGGGTTCAGCTTCTCCTTCCCTTGTCACCAGACAGGGTTGGACAAG AGCACCCTCATTTCCTGGACCAAAGGTTTTAGGTGCAGTGGTGTGGAAGGCCAGGATGTGGTCCAGTTGCTACGAGACGCCATCCAGAGGCAAGGA ACCTACAGCATCGATGTAGTTGCCGTGGTGAATGACACAGTGGGCACCATGATGGGCTGCGAGCCAGGGGTTGGGCCATGTGAAGTTGGACTGGTTGTAG ACACTGGCACCAATGCGTGTTACATGGAAGAGGCACGGCATGTGGCAGTGCTAGACGAGGACCGGGGCCGAGTCTGCATCAGCGTCGAGTGGGGCTCCTTCAGTGATGATGGGGCCCTGGGGCCAGTGCTGACCATCTTCGACCGCACCCTGGACCACGAGTCCCTGAATCTGGGTGCCCAGAG GTTTGAGAAGATGATTGGGGGCCTGTACCTGGGTGAGCTGGTGCGGCTGGTGCTGGCTCACCTGGCCCGGTGCGGGGTCCTCTTTGGCGGCTACACCTCCCCTGCCCTGCTAAGGCAAGGCGGCATCCTCCTGGAACATGTGGCTGAGATGGAGGA TCCCTCTGCTGGGGCAGCCCGTGTGCACGCTATCCTGCAGGACTTGGGCCTGAACCCAAGGGCCTCAGATGCCGCGTTCGTGCAGCACGTATGCGCGGCTGTGTGCACGCGGGCTGCCCAGCTCTGTGCAGCTGCCCTGGCTGCCGTCCTCTCCCGTCTCCAGCACAGCCGGGAGCAGCAGACACTTCAGATCGCCGTGGCCACTGGAGGCCGAGTGTTTGAGCGACACCCCAG GTTCCTCAGCATTCTGCAGGAGACAGTGATGCTCCTGGCCCCCGAATGTGATGTCTCCTTCGTACCGTCTATGGACGGGGGTGGCCAGGGTGTGGCAATGGTGACCGCTGTGGCTGCCCGCCTGGCTGCCCACCGGTGCCTGCTGGAGGAGACCCTGGCACCATTCCGGCTGACCCGTGAGCAGCTGGCAGCAGTGCAGGCACAGATGCGAGAGGCCATGGCCAAGGGACTCCAAGGGGAAGCATCCTCCCTCCGCATGCTGCCCACTTACGTCCGGGCCACGCCTGATGGCAGTG AACGTGGGGACTTCCTGGCCCTGGACCTGGGGGGCACCAACTTCCGGGTCCTCCTGGTACGTGTGGCCACTGGAGGTGTGCAAATCACCAGCCAGGTCTATTCCATCCCGGAGTGCGTGGCCCAGGGCTCTGGGCAGCAG CTCTTTGACCACATTGTGGACTGCATCGTGGACTTCCAGCAGAAGCAGGGCCTGAGTGGACAGAGCCTCCCCCTGGGTTTCACCTTCTCCTTCCCGTGTAGGCAGCTCGGCCTGgaccag GGCATCCTCCTGAACTGGACAAAGGGTTTCAATGCATCTGACTGTGAGGGCCAAGATGTTGTGTGTCTGCTGCGGGAAGCCATCGGGCGCAGACAG GCAGTGGAACTGAATGTGGTTGCCATTGTCAATGACACGGTGGGGACCATGATGTCCTGTGGCTACGAGGACCCCCATTGCGAGGTCGGCCTCATCGTAG GAACTGGCACCCATGCCTGCTACATGGAGGAGCTCCGGGATGTGCCAAGTGTGGCTGGGGACTCAGGCCACATGTGCATCAACATGGAGTGGGGTGCCTTTGGGGACGATGGCTCTCTCAGCATGCTCAGTACCCGTTTTGATGCAAGTGTGGACCAGGCATCCATCAACCCTGGCAAGCAGAG GTTTGAGAAGATGATCAGTGGCATGTACCTGGGGGAGATCGTCCGCCACACCCTCTTGCATTTGACCAGCCTTGGAGTTCTCTTCCGGGGCCAGCAGACCCAGCGCCTTCAGACCAGGGACATCTTCAAGACCAAGTTTCTCTCTGAGATTGAAAG TGACAGCCTGGCCCTGAGGCAGGTCCGAGCCATCCTGGAGGATCTGGGGCTGTCCCTGACCTCAGATGATGCCCTGATGGTCCTGGAGGTGTGCCAGGCCGTGTCCCAGAGGGCCGCCCGGCTTTGTGGGGCAGGTGTGGCTGCCGTGGTGGAGAAGATCCGTGAGAACCGGGGCCTGGAAGAGCTGACTGTGTCCGTGGGGGTGGATGGAACCCTCTACAAGTTGCACCCTCA cttctccagccTGGTGGCAGCCACAGTGCGGGATCTGGCCCCTCGCTGTGTGGTCACCTTCTTGCAATCAGAGGACGGGTCCGGCAAAGGTGCAGCCCTGGTCACCGCTGTTGCCTGCCGCCTTGCCCAGATGACCTGTGTCTGA